The DNA window GAATACACCTTCTGCGCTTTGACCCCCTCTGCAATTAGAAGCGAAATCTGCTTGACTTCATTATTTGCGATCGTCGTTTTCCTGCCCAGATCGTACAAGTGATACTCGAAGAAATTGCGCTCTTCTATATCGTCGGTCGTAATGTTACTATAGCGCAGCGAATTCTCTCTTGCTTTGCTATACACCGGTGCCACCGCCCGATTGATCGAGCCCGCGACCACTTTCAAATGTGCGTCGGGATACGATGTGCCGCTATGATTCTCAATACTCACCCACCCTGACAGGTCCAGACTCTTCTCATCCTCGGCAAGGGTGGCGATATACTCGGCATGCCAACTGATTCCGCCCGTCTGATACGATACTTCCAAGGGTTCTCTGGTATGCTCCGAGCCGGAATTCATCAACCACACCAATGTCGGTCGGGTGATCAATCCTTCAGGAAGCATCGGGACGGATATCTGCTGCGCACCGCCGGTCAGCATCACGATTCCCTTGTCGGTCTGGAGTGTGAGCTGACCGCCGTCAGCGGCCAGCAATTTCCCTTCGGTCACATTCTTCTTGTCGTCGGTGACGCTGATATGCTTATCGATATAGCGGTCGAGCAGCGCCGACTGGTTGACAAGATCGTATTCGAAATTCTGTTCGAGCACACTAATGGCGCCCGGATGCGACGGCGAGACGACACGCACGCTTGTCGGGTCGATCTGCGCCGAGACGTCTCGTAGCGAAATCGTGCTTTGTCCTTTCGCGATATCCACGAGTCGGACATCTCGCACGACAGCCAGGTTCGAGTTATACACTGTCAGGTTAAGCTCCTGACGTGCAGGCTCGGCAGGTGCTTGGGCAAAAGCAGCGCAAGCGCATGCCGTGAGCGCGATAGTAAACAGGGTACGCTTCATAGATGAATATGGCTTCATGGAGCAATCGTCGAATGCAAAATAACATTCGATGCGGGTATGACTATAAAAATCGTGCCAATTCCCTCGCTCTATGATGTCAATCTTTTGTCTCGAGTGGGTTGAACGATGGAGCGGACCGAATTTTGCCCACGACAAAAACGGAAAGGACGGTAGCAAACAGTAACGGAAGCAAGATCTCGAAATTTTGTGTCGCCTCGGTAAGTAGCACTGCCGCGGTTAGCGGTATTCGCCACGTCCCCGCAAGCACTGCGGCTGCGCAAGCCACAGCAAGCAGCCCCGGAGCAAGCGCCGGCATGAACCCGGCACACAACAGCGATACTGCCAATCCCCACATCGCCCCGGCTTTAATCGATGGCGCAAACGTCCCGCCGGATCCGCCGCTCGAGAGAGTCACCGCGTTTGAGATCGGCTTGACAAGAAACGACGCCAATGCGATCGCAAGCCCATATCTTCCGGCGATTGCATCACTCACTGGACGGTAGGACATTTCCAACATGGTTGGCAACGCTGTTGCGATGCATCCTGCGGCAAGTCCGCCGATCATCGGGCGCAATACCTTCGGCAACTTGGCTGCCCCAATCGAAAACCATCGATGGATCGCATGGTAACTACGCAGATAGTAATACGAGACGAAACCGCAGCTTAAGCCGACGAGTCCGATAAACACGTATCCTTCGGGACTCGGAGCAATAAATCCACTAAAGTCGATGACCGTTTGGTCGGCAATGAGCAGCCGTCTGACCGCAGTGGAAAGGACAGAAGCGACAACGACGGAGATGAACGGCCCCATTACGATCTCTCCGTAGATCGCCTCCACAGCAAAGATGATGCCGGCAAGTGGCGCGTTGAAAATACCGCTGATCGCCGCCGCCGCGCCCGCCGCACAGAGTGTCCGAAGTGCATCGGGTTTCAATTTCGCGAGCTGTCCGAGCGCCGAACCGACGCTGGAGCCAAGCAGGATCACCGGTCCTTCTTTTCCACCGCCACCGCCAGATCCGATTGTCAGAGCTGCCCCTACGACTGCTTTGAGCGAACTAATCCAATGCATTTTTCCCGCACGCTCTTTGATCGCCACCACCAGACCATGCATCCCTTCCTCGTGACCATGCTTGAAGATCGTTTGGCCAAGTA is part of the Bacteroidota bacterium genome and encodes:
- a CDS encoding DUF4139 domain-containing protein, encoding MKRTLFTIALTACACAAFAQAPAEPARQELNLTVYNSNLAVVRDVRLVDIAKGQSTISLRDVSAQIDPTSVRVVSPSHPGAISVLEQNFEYDLVNQSALLDRYIDKHISVTDDKKNVTEGKLLAADGGQLTLQTDKGIVMLTGGAQQISVPMLPEGLITRPTLVWLMNSGSEHTREPLEVSYQTGGISWHAEYIATLAEDEKSLDLSGWVSIENHSGTSYPDAHLKVVAGSINRAVAPVYSKARENSLRYSNITTDDIEERNFFEYHLYDLGRKTTIANNEVKQISLLIAEGVKAQKVYSYYGGRNVEVSIKFKNTKENGMGMALPMGTVRIMKRDKDGAVELAGEDRIQHTPRDEEVTVKAGNAFDLIGERTVTESRETGPHTSTESAEINLKNRKDEDVIVDVYENLSPNWTITVWSDDYEKKSANQIVFHVPVKARSEHKVRYTVTYSR
- a CDS encoding chloride channel protein, coding for MKEIHNAERKKRSETFAGDVVRSVAGYRHTSYGLLGVSIALGVSVGLCVVLFRLVMRTAEDGFGSLFLSATASLPGGRFLFPLLTALGGLGVGILGQTIFKHGHEEGMHGLVVAIKERAGKMHWISSLKAVVGAALTIGSGGGGGKEGPVILLGSSVGSALGQLAKLKPDALRTLCAAGAAAAISGIFNAPLAGIIFAVEAIYGEIVMGPFISVVVASVLSTAVRRLLIADQTVIDFSGFIAPSPEGYVFIGLVGLSCGFVSYYYLRSYHAIHRWFSIGAAKLPKVLRPMIGGLAAGCIATALPTMLEMSYRPVSDAIAGRYGLAIALASFLVKPISNAVTLSSGGSGGTFAPSIKAGAMWGLAVSLLCAGFMPALAPGLLAVACAAAVLAGTWRIPLTAAVLLTEATQNFEILLPLLFATVLSVFVVGKIRSAPSFNPLETKD